A stretch of DNA from Candidatus Omnitrophota bacterium:
TGGGGCAAAATTTATCGTTGTCGCCTATGGTTCGGTAAGCCGCGTGGCAAAAGCCGCGGTAAAGTCATTAAGGGCAAAGGGCAGGCGAGTAGGATTGTTGAGGCCTATAACCCTTTGGCCTTTTCCTGAACAGGTTATAAAGAGATTGGCAAAAAAAGCCAAAGTTTTTTTTGCGGTTGAAATGAGCGCCGGGCAGATGGTTGAGGACGTCAGGCTTGCCGTAGAAGGCAGGTCAGAGGTACATTTTTTAGGAAGAATGGGCGGAGGCATTCCTTCGCAAAACGAAATAGAGCAGGAAATAGCGCGCCTGCACAGATAGCGGCTATATGCTGTTTTTTCACCGGGCCTGCCGGAAGAATAGCAATAAATGTTTTTTAAAAAAAGGTTTGAATCTATGGCATCAGCCAAGATATTTAAAAGGCCAAAGAGCTTAACCGATGTTCCGACTCATTACTGCGCAGGCTGTGGACACGGTATAGTGCACAGGATCATTGCCGAAGTAGTAGATGAATTAGACATAAGAGAGAGGATAATAGCTGTTGCCCCTGTAGGATGTGCCGTGCTGGCATATGATTACTGGAATTTTGATACCACCGAATCAGCTCATGGCAGATGCCTTGCGGTGGCTACAGCCATAAAAAGGATCATGCCTGATAATATAGTGTTTACCTATCAGGGCGATGGAGACCTTGCCGCTATAGGAACGGCGGAAACAATACATGCTGCTAACAGGGGGGAAAATCTTACTGTTGTGTTTGTTAATAACGGCGTATACGCGATGACAGGCGGTCAAATGGCCCCTACCACTCTTATCGGCCAGAAGACTGCCACGACCCAAAACGGCAGAAATGCCGCCTGCGACGGCAACCCCCTAAAGGTGCTTGAGATGCTTGCCGTTCTTGACGGAGTCACGTACCTGGAAAGAGTTTCCGTGGAATCGCCTCAAAGCGTCATAAAGGCCAAACGCGCCATAAAAAAAGCATTTGACAATCAATTAGCGGGCCGGGGGTTTTCAATGATTGAGGTGCTTTCCATGTGCCCGACCTATACGGGCCGTTCTGTTGAGGCATCTTTACGATGGATTAAGGAACGCATGTCCAAGGATTATCCTTTGGGGGTTTATAAGGACAGGATTTAATATGAGAGAGCAGATTATGTGTGCCGGCTTTGGCGGACAAGGGGTAATGATATTAGGCAAGCTTATTGCTTACAGCGCGATGAACCGCTGTCTTAATGTCACGTGGATGCCCTCTTATGGCGCTGAAGTAAGAGGAGGGACAGCCCACTGCATGGTAGTTGTATCCGATGAAGAAATTGCCTCGCCTGTAATCAGCTGCTGCACGGCGGCAATTATAATGAACAAACCCTCTCTCGGCAAATTCATAGATATGTTTAAAACGCGCGATAAAAGACCGGGGTTGAAAAACCTGTTACTGCTGAATAGCTCTCTGGCGGATGAAGATGTGAAGAGGAGAGATGTTGAAATTATAAAAATACCCGTAACGGAGATCGCGCAACAGATGGGTGATGCGCGCGCGGCAAACATGATAATGCTTGGCGCTTATAATAAAAAAAGGGCCATGTTAAGCCGGGATGATATCGTAAAGGGCATTAAGATAGCTTTTGCCGGCAACAAGGATGCCATAGAGTTGAATATCAAGGCTTTAGACAAGGGGGCGTTATTGGCATGAATGATGTAAGGGTGCGCTTTGCCCCGTCTCCTACAGGGTTTTTGCATATAGGAAGCGCGCGCACGGCGCTTTTTAACTGGTTGTATGCCAAAAATCAGAACGGGAAATTTATCCTTCGTATAGAAGATACCGATAAGGAGCGCTCGGATAACAGATTTCTTGACGAGATCCTGCAAAGCCTGCAATGGCTTGGCATGGGCTGGGACGATGAGATTTATTATCAGAGCAGGCGGTATGATATATATAAAGAAGCAGCGGATAGACTTGTATCCGAAGCCAAGGCTTATTATGAGCAGACCGAAAAAGGCAAAGCCGTAAGGCTTAAGGTTTTAAAAGATTGCGCCATTATATTTTATGATATTATACGCGATAAAATAGAAGTCAATTCCAATACCCTTGATGACTTGGTATTGATTAAATCCGACG
This window harbors:
- a CDS encoding 2-oxoacid:acceptor oxidoreductase family protein, with translation MREQIMCAGFGGQGVMILGKLIAYSAMNRCLNVTWMPSYGAEVRGGTAHCMVVVSDEEIASPVISCCTAAIIMNKPSLGKFIDMFKTRDKRPGLKNLLLLNSSLADEDVKRRDVEIIKIPVTEIAQQMGDARAANMIMLGAYNKKRAMLSRDDIVKGIKIAFAGNKDAIELNIKALDKGALLA
- a CDS encoding thiamine pyrophosphate-dependent enzyme — translated: MFFKKRFESMASAKIFKRPKSLTDVPTHYCAGCGHGIVHRIIAEVVDELDIRERIIAVAPVGCAVLAYDYWNFDTTESAHGRCLAVATAIKRIMPDNIVFTYQGDGDLAAIGTAETIHAANRGENLTVVFVNNGVYAMTGGQMAPTTLIGQKTATTQNGRNAACDGNPLKVLEMLAVLDGVTYLERVSVESPQSVIKAKRAIKKAFDNQLAGRGFSMIEVLSMCPTYTGRSVEASLRWIKERMSKDYPLGVYKDRI